A single Bacillus sp. OxB-1 DNA region contains:
- a CDS encoding TIGR00282 family metallophosphoesterase, whose translation MKVLFIGDIVGSPGRNMVFDYLPRLKKKYAPDVIIANGENAASGRGITRSIFDDLLRAGVDVITMGNHTWDHKEIFDFIDDTDYLLRPANFSEEAPGKGMTTISKNGVTLSVINLHGRVFLPPHGDPFEKADELVAQAKEISPLVFIDFHAEATSEKIAMGWHLDGRASVVVGTHTHVQTADDRILPGGTAYLTDAGMTGPYDEILGMKKEDVLYRFKTNLPVRFEVPKQGRVQLNGLVVELDDASGRAIAIERISISEDRPFIA comes from the coding sequence ATGAAAGTATTATTTATCGGAGATATCGTCGGGTCGCCGGGCCGGAACATGGTGTTTGATTACCTGCCTCGTCTGAAAAAGAAATATGCTCCGGATGTCATCATTGCCAACGGGGAAAACGCAGCATCGGGCCGGGGCATCACCCGCTCGATTTTCGACGATTTGCTCCGAGCCGGCGTGGATGTCATCACGATGGGCAACCATACATGGGATCATAAGGAGATTTTTGATTTCATCGATGACACTGATTATTTGCTCCGGCCGGCGAATTTTTCGGAGGAGGCACCGGGCAAAGGGATGACGACCATCTCAAAGAACGGGGTGACGCTTTCGGTCATCAATTTGCACGGCCGCGTCTTTTTGCCGCCGCACGGGGATCCGTTCGAGAAGGCGGATGAGCTCGTGGCACAGGCGAAGGAAATTTCACCCCTTGTCTTTATCGACTTTCACGCGGAAGCGACGAGCGAGAAAATCGCGATGGGGTGGCATCTGGATGGCCGGGCTTCCGTCGTCGTCGGCACCCATACCCATGTCCAGACAGCGGATGACCGAATTTTACCAGGCGGCACGGCATATTTGACGGATGCCGGCATGACGGGGCCGTATGATGAAATCCTCGGCATGAAAAAAGAGGATGTCCTCTATCGATTCAAGACGAATTTGCCAGTCCGGTTCGAAGTGCCGAAACAAGGCCGGGTCCAGTTGAACGGCCTCGTGGTGGAGCTCGATGACGCTTCGGGACGGGCCATCGCCATCGAACGCATCTCTATCAGCGAAGACCGCCCGTTCATCGCTTGA
- a CDS encoding stage V sporulation protein S, translating into MNPLKVSSRSNPNSVAGALVAVIRDQGYAEMQAIGAGALNQAVKAVAIARGFVAPSGGDLVCAPAFTDIQINGEGRTALKLLVEKRQK; encoded by the coding sequence GTGAATCCATTGAAAGTATCATCCCGCTCGAATCCGAATTCAGTTGCTGGGGCACTCGTCGCGGTCATCCGGGACCAAGGCTACGCGGAAATGCAGGCAATCGGGGCAGGCGCATTGAACCAAGCGGTAAAAGCAGTGGCGATTGCAAGGGGATTCGTAGCACCTAGCGGGGGTGATCTCGTCTGCGCACCTGCGTTCACTGACATCCAAATCAATGGAGAAGGCCGCACCGCATTGAAATTGTTGGTTGAGAAACGGCAAAAATAA
- the miaB gene encoding tRNA (N6-isopentenyl adenosine(37)-C2)-methylthiotransferase MiaB has translation MNEEQRLQAGLVKPGLAKPAEEKDYSQYFQTVYTPPSLKEAKKRGKEEISYHDDFEIEERFRGMGVGRKFYIRTYGCQMNEHDTEVMAGIFQNLGYEATDDVEEANVILLNTCAIRENAENKVFGELGHLKPLKQRNPDVLIGVCGCMSQEESVVNKILKTYQQVDMIFGTHNIHRLPHILNEAYLSKEMVVEVWSKEGDIIENLPKVRHGNIKAWVNIMYGCDKFCTYCIVPYTRGKERSRRPQDIIQEVRQLAAEGYKEIMLLGQNVNAYGKDFEDIDYRLGDLMDELRKIDIPRIRFTTSHPRDFDDHLIEVLAKGGNLLDHIHLPVQSGSSEILKIMARKYNREQFLELVRKIKVAIPNVTLTTDIIVGFPNETDEQFEETLSLYKEVGFEMAYTYIYSPREGTPAAKMVDNIPMEVKRERLQRLNKLVNDMSAESMKPYKGKTVKVLVEGESKKNPDVLAGYTEKNKLVNFKAPRSVIGEIVYVKITEAKTWSLDGEYLGVVEKDKVSV, from the coding sequence ATGAATGAAGAGCAACGCCTGCAAGCAGGTCTTGTGAAGCCGGGATTAGCAAAACCGGCGGAAGAGAAGGACTACAGTCAATATTTCCAAACGGTCTATACCCCGCCGTCTTTGAAAGAAGCGAAAAAACGTGGGAAAGAGGAAATTTCCTACCACGATGATTTTGAAATAGAAGAACGGTTCCGCGGCATGGGCGTGGGCCGGAAATTTTATATACGCACATACGGCTGCCAGATGAATGAGCATGACACGGAAGTCATGGCCGGGATTTTCCAGAACCTCGGCTATGAAGCGACAGACGATGTGGAAGAGGCGAACGTCATTTTATTGAATACTTGTGCCATCCGGGAAAACGCGGAGAACAAAGTGTTCGGGGAACTTGGCCATCTGAAGCCGTTGAAGCAGCGGAATCCGGATGTGCTGATCGGGGTTTGCGGCTGCATGTCCCAAGAGGAATCGGTCGTCAATAAAATATTGAAAACGTATCAGCAGGTCGATATGATCTTCGGTACGCATAACATCCATCGTCTTCCCCATATTCTGAACGAGGCGTATTTATCCAAGGAAATGGTCGTGGAAGTGTGGTCGAAAGAAGGGGACATCATCGAGAACCTTCCGAAGGTCCGCCACGGCAATATTAAGGCGTGGGTCAACATCATGTACGGCTGTGATAAGTTCTGTACATACTGCATCGTGCCCTATACGCGCGGGAAAGAACGGAGCAGAAGGCCGCAGGATATCATCCAGGAAGTGCGCCAGCTCGCAGCGGAAGGCTATAAGGAAATCATGCTTCTCGGGCAGAACGTCAACGCGTACGGCAAAGATTTCGAGGACATCGACTACCGTCTCGGCGATCTGATGGACGAGCTTCGCAAGATCGATATTCCACGCATCCGTTTCACAACGAGCCATCCGCGCGATTTCGACGACCATCTCATCGAAGTGCTTGCGAAAGGCGGGAACCTGCTGGATCATATCCATTTGCCGGTCCAATCAGGTTCCAGCGAAATCTTGAAAATCATGGCGCGGAAATACAACCGGGAACAGTTTTTGGAATTGGTCCGGAAGATCAAAGTAGCGATCCCGAACGTCACGTTGACGACGGATATCATCGTCGGCTTCCCGAATGAAACGGACGAGCAATTCGAAGAGACGCTCTCCCTGTATAAGGAAGTCGGTTTTGAAATGGCTTATACGTATATTTATTCGCCACGGGAAGGGACGCCGGCCGCGAAAATGGTCGATAATATCCCGATGGAAGTGAAGCGGGAGCGCCTGCAAAGGCTCAATAAATTGGTCAACGACATGTCCGCCGAATCGATGAAGCCGTATAAAGGAAAAACAGTCAAAGTGCTCGTCGAAGGGGAGAGCAAGAAGAACCCCGACGTGCTGGCAGGCTACACGGAGAAGAACAAGCTCGTCAATTTCAAAGCTCCGCGGTCAGTCATCGGTGAGATTGTGTACGTCAAAATCACGGAAGCCAAAACATGGTCGCTCGACGGTGAATATCTTGGCGTCGTAGAAAAGGATAAGGTGAGTGTCTAA
- a CDS encoding RicAFT regulatory complex protein RicA family protein: MEKLYTKDDIIAKSKEIAKMIANTEEVEFFKRAEAQINENQKVRESIASMKSLQKQAVNFQQYGKEKALKIIEEKIEKLQEEIDAVPIVQEFKQSQVEVNDLLQLVSNTIANTVTNEIIISTGGDLRRGETGSHVKATTYGKLGE, translated from the coding sequence ATGGAAAAATTGTATACGAAGGATGACATCATCGCGAAATCGAAAGAAATCGCGAAAATGATCGCCAATACGGAAGAAGTGGAATTTTTCAAGCGGGCCGAAGCACAAATCAATGAAAATCAAAAAGTTCGTGAAAGCATTGCGAGCATGAAATCATTGCAGAAGCAAGCGGTCAATTTCCAACAGTATGGAAAAGAGAAGGCTTTGAAAATTATCGAGGAAAAGATCGAGAAACTGCAGGAAGAGATCGATGCCGTGCCGATCGTCCAAGAATTCAAGCAGTCGCAAGTGGAAGTGAACGACCTGCTTCAACTCGTGTCCAACACAATCGCGAACACCGTGACGAATGAAATTATCATCTCGACAGGCGGCGATTTGCGACGCGGCGAAACCGGATCGCATGTGAAGGCGACGACATACGGTAAGTTAGGGGAATAA
- the cotE gene encoding outer spore coat protein CotE, producing MTKAVIAKGKKRTEQDVVLKPPNRPTSILGCWVINHTHQAKKHGKYIEVTGKFDVNVWYSHNDHSKTAVFTESVPYKDQIRLNYRDEPTSGQEDILVTVLQHPNCTKATISDCGEKFNICVERELLAEVVGETKVLISVHPHGHFEEQWPFKDESSSHEDVRGHHEDDHKKGKDSSSL from the coding sequence GTGACGAAGGCAGTCATCGCAAAAGGGAAGAAGCGGACGGAGCAAGATGTGGTGCTCAAGCCCCCGAATCGCCCGACGAGCATTTTGGGCTGCTGGGTCATCAACCACACGCATCAGGCGAAAAAGCATGGGAAGTATATCGAAGTGACTGGCAAATTCGATGTAAATGTCTGGTATTCCCATAATGACCATTCCAAAACCGCCGTTTTCACCGAGTCGGTCCCGTATAAGGACCAGATTCGTTTGAATTACCGGGATGAGCCTACATCAGGCCAGGAAGATATTTTGGTCACGGTATTGCAACACCCGAATTGCACGAAGGCGACCATTTCGGATTGTGGCGAGAAATTCAATATTTGTGTGGAGCGCGAGTTGCTGGCGGAAGTCGTGGGCGAAACGAAAGTGCTCATTTCCGTACATCCGCATGGCCACTTTGAAGAGCAATGGCCGTTCAAGGATGAATCCTCTTCTCATGAGGACGTCCGGGGCCATCATGAAGACGATCATAAAAAAGGAAAAGATTCATCCTCTCTTTAA
- the mutS gene encoding DNA mismatch repair protein MutS, with protein MTTTTYTPMIQQYLQVKSEYEDAFLFFRLGDFYEMFFTDALEASQLLEITLTSRDAGSEDRIPMCGIPYHSATGYIETLVRKGHKVAICEQTEDPKAAKGIVKREVVKVITPGTMTEGKTIDAHTNHFIGAADQIGDSLYALVYMDLATGEGKAEIVEGDERSLIAEISALGMREVVVGESLHLALGDSMAKRNILLSVEHAGEEPCATDLFAGLPPDTFEACQMLLSYVNRMQKTALDHIRPFEFIEKQAKLSIDANSMRNLELVQSIRNGTKEGTLYWLLDETVTAMGARKLKMWIHQPLADRRAIENRLDAVEELIGEFFLRDELKTQLREVYDLERLSGRISMGSAGGRDLAQLRNSLRCVPEIQRKLEKSEQPILRQFAGRIDPCQDALELLEASIAENPPISVKEGGVIRDGFDEQLDNYRDASKNGKAWLADLERLERERTGIKTLKIGYNRVFGYFIEITKSNIHLADHERYERKQTLANAERYITPELKEKEDLILNAEADGLELEYALFTKVRDGMKRHIRRIQQLAGVLSELDVLLAFAEVSEKRNFTRPAFHDGKALEIKNGRHPVVEKMMDHSLYVPNSCKLKEGANMLLITGPNMSGKSTYMRQVALTVVMAQIGCYVPCEEALLPVTDQIFTRIGAADDLASGQSTFMMEMMESQHAIANATEKSLLLFDEIGRGTSTYDGMALAQAMMEHIHHEIGANTLFSTHYHELTQLDKELERLENVHVAAMEQDGKVVFLHKVMAGAADKSYGIYVADLAGLPAPLLERAKYLLDRFEREEPVRESEPEQLTFFDLSQEEKPALSAEEQAVLDGIKQTDILNMTPMQAMQFIYELKEKLQTPKG; from the coding sequence ATGACGACGACTACATATACACCGATGATCCAACAGTATTTGCAAGTGAAGTCCGAGTATGAGGATGCTTTTTTATTTTTTCGGCTTGGGGATTTTTATGAAATGTTTTTCACAGATGCGCTAGAGGCGTCGCAATTGCTGGAAATCACGCTGACGAGCCGGGACGCGGGGAGCGAGGATCGGATCCCCATGTGCGGGATTCCGTATCATTCGGCAACGGGCTATATCGAGACGCTTGTGCGGAAAGGGCATAAGGTGGCGATTTGTGAGCAGACGGAGGATCCGAAAGCTGCGAAAGGAATCGTGAAGCGGGAGGTGGTGAAGGTCATCACGCCCGGCACGATGACGGAAGGGAAAACGATTGATGCGCATACGAACCATTTCATCGGGGCGGCTGATCAGATCGGGGATTCCCTCTACGCCCTTGTATATATGGATTTGGCCACCGGGGAAGGGAAGGCGGAGATTGTCGAGGGGGACGAGCGGTCGTTGATTGCCGAAATCAGCGCCTTGGGGATGCGCGAAGTCGTCGTCGGGGAGAGTCTTCATCTGGCGCTCGGCGATAGTATGGCGAAGCGGAATATCCTGCTGTCCGTGGAACATGCCGGGGAAGAGCCATGCGCAACAGATCTGTTCGCCGGACTTCCGCCCGATACGTTCGAAGCGTGCCAGATGCTCCTGTCGTATGTGAACCGGATGCAAAAGACGGCGCTTGACCATATCCGGCCTTTCGAATTCATTGAGAAACAGGCGAAGCTTTCGATCGATGCCAATTCGATGCGCAATTTGGAACTCGTCCAGTCGATCCGGAATGGTACAAAGGAAGGGACGCTCTATTGGCTGTTGGATGAGACCGTGACGGCGATGGGCGCCCGGAAGCTGAAAATGTGGATCCATCAGCCGCTTGCAGACCGCCGGGCGATCGAAAATCGATTGGATGCCGTGGAGGAGCTCATCGGGGAGTTTTTCCTTCGTGATGAATTGAAGACCCAGTTGCGTGAAGTGTACGACTTGGAAAGGCTATCGGGACGGATTTCAATGGGCAGTGCGGGGGGACGGGATTTGGCCCAACTGCGGAATTCCTTGCGATGCGTACCGGAAATCCAGCGAAAACTGGAGAAGTCGGAACAGCCGATCCTCCGCCAGTTTGCAGGCAGGATCGATCCGTGCCAAGATGCGTTGGAATTATTGGAGGCTTCCATCGCGGAGAATCCGCCGATTTCCGTCAAGGAAGGCGGGGTCATCCGGGATGGGTTTGATGAACAACTGGACAATTACCGGGATGCTTCGAAGAACGGCAAAGCGTGGCTTGCGGATCTGGAGCGGCTGGAAAGAGAACGGACAGGCATCAAAACGTTGAAAATCGGGTATAACCGAGTATTCGGGTATTTCATTGAAATCACGAAGTCCAATATCCATTTAGCGGACCACGAGCGATACGAACGCAAGCAGACGCTCGCCAATGCCGAACGGTACATAACGCCTGAGTTGAAGGAAAAAGAGGATTTGATTTTAAATGCGGAAGCGGATGGGCTGGAGCTCGAATATGCGCTGTTCACGAAAGTAAGGGACGGGATGAAGCGCCATATCCGCCGCATCCAGCAGCTGGCCGGCGTCTTGAGTGAACTGGACGTCCTGCTGGCGTTCGCGGAAGTGTCCGAGAAGCGGAATTTCACAAGGCCGGCATTCCATGACGGCAAAGCGTTGGAAATCAAGAACGGCCGTCACCCCGTCGTCGAGAAGATGATGGATCATTCCCTATATGTGCCGAACAGCTGCAAGTTGAAGGAAGGGGCCAATATGCTGCTGATCACGGGACCGAATATGTCCGGGAAAAGTACGTATATGCGGCAAGTGGCATTGACGGTCGTCATGGCGCAGATCGGCTGTTATGTGCCTTGCGAAGAGGCTCTTCTGCCTGTCACCGATCAGATTTTCACGCGCATCGGGGCGGCGGATGATCTGGCGTCCGGCCAAAGTACGTTCATGATGGAAATGATGGAGTCGCAGCATGCCATCGCGAATGCGACGGAAAAGAGCCTGTTGTTATTCGATGAAATCGGACGAGGCACTTCCACATATGACGGCATGGCGCTCGCCCAGGCGATGATGGAGCATATCCATCATGAAATCGGGGCCAATACGTTATTTTCCACTCATTATCATGAGCTGACCCAGTTGGATAAGGAACTGGAACGGCTGGAAAATGTTCATGTTGCGGCGATGGAGCAGGACGGGAAAGTCGTTTTTCTTCATAAAGTGATGGCCGGAGCGGCAGATAAAAGCTATGGGATCTATGTCGCCGATCTCGCAGGACTTCCGGCACCGTTGCTGGAGCGGGCAAAATATTTGCTCGACCGTTTCGAACGGGAGGAACCGGTTCGGGAAAGCGAGCCGGAGCAACTGACATTCTTTGATCTGTCCCAAGAGGAGAAACCGGCATTGTCGGCCGAGGAGCAGGCGGTGCTCGATGGCATCAAACAAACCGATATTTTGAATATGACGCCGATGCAGGCGATGCAATTTATTTATGAACTGAAGGAAAAGCTACAAACGCCGAAAGGGTGA
- the mutL gene encoding DNA mismatch repair endonuclease MutL, with translation MDIIKVMDDMLSNKIAAGEVVERPASIVKELVENAIDAGSTIIEITLEEAGLTSIRVTDNGKGMSRQDAVQAFERHATSKIDNEHDLFRIRTLGFRGEALASIAAVSKVAMFTSDGETTGTEVQMDGGRLTKHQDAPFRKGTDITVSQLFFNTPARLKYMKTIQTELGHTIDLVNRLALSHPDISFKLAHASQVILRTSGNGDQRRVLSDVYGISVAKKMVPFAGSNADYSVQGYVSLPEMTRASRNYMTLIVNGRWVKSHPVNHAVLDAFHTYLPIGRFPIAVINIEGDPLLTDVNVHPAKQHIRMSKEGELLVLLKETIREAIKKQVIVPDAIKKDPVVKRHSEQTNIWKDFRPARTASASVAQTIPQPTETTKSPEEPAIMEVARELEESTPWVVNETASALEVVEEPAELEAESEQDKRFPSLVPVGQVHGTYIIAQNEDGFFMIDQHAAQERIKYEFFRDKLAKAENGERQLLLIPLIFHYSADERAKIEENREHLEEVGIFLEEFGPSSYAVKEYPAWFPSGEEAAIIEDVIEQVLNTRKIDIGKLREEAAILMSCKRSIKANHYLKIADMEQLLEDLAKAENPYTCPHGRPVLIHFTTYEIEKMFKRVM, from the coding sequence ATGGACATTATCAAAGTGATGGACGACATGCTTTCCAATAAGATTGCGGCGGGGGAAGTGGTCGAGCGTCCGGCGTCCATCGTGAAAGAGCTTGTCGAGAATGCCATCGACGCCGGAAGCACCATCATTGAAATCACGTTGGAAGAAGCGGGACTGACGTCCATCCGGGTGACGGACAATGGCAAGGGGATGTCCCGTCAAGATGCGGTGCAGGCGTTCGAAAGGCATGCGACGAGTAAAATCGATAATGAACATGACCTCTTCCGGATCCGGACACTCGGCTTTCGCGGGGAAGCGCTCGCGAGTATTGCGGCGGTGTCCAAAGTGGCGATGTTCACCTCTGATGGGGAGACGACGGGGACGGAAGTCCAGATGGATGGGGGCCGCTTGACGAAGCATCAAGATGCGCCTTTCCGGAAAGGGACGGATATCACGGTCTCCCAATTGTTCTTCAATACGCCCGCCCGCTTGAAATATATGAAGACGATACAGACGGAGCTCGGGCATACGATCGATTTGGTCAACCGCCTCGCGTTAAGCCATCCGGATATTTCATTCAAACTGGCGCATGCGAGCCAAGTGATCTTGCGGACATCGGGGAACGGGGATCAGCGCCGGGTGCTATCCGATGTGTACGGCATATCGGTCGCGAAGAAGATGGTCCCGTTTGCCGGCAGCAACGCCGATTACAGCGTGCAAGGCTATGTCAGCCTGCCGGAGATGACGCGCGCGTCCCGCAATTATATGACCTTGATCGTCAATGGCAGATGGGTGAAGAGCCATCCTGTGAACCATGCCGTGCTTGACGCGTTCCATACGTATTTGCCCATCGGCCGTTTTCCGATTGCCGTCATCAACATCGAGGGTGATCCGCTGCTGACCGACGTCAATGTGCATCCGGCCAAGCAGCACATCCGCATGAGCAAGGAAGGGGAATTGCTCGTCTTGCTGAAGGAAACGATCCGGGAAGCCATCAAGAAACAGGTCATCGTCCCGGATGCCATCAAAAAGGATCCGGTCGTTAAAAGGCATTCCGAGCAAACAAATATTTGGAAGGATTTCCGCCCCGCCCGCACGGCTTCGGCAAGCGTCGCGCAGACAATTCCGCAACCAACCGAAACGACAAAATCCCCAGAGGAACCGGCCATCATGGAAGTGGCCCGGGAGCTGGAAGAATCAACCCCTTGGGTGGTCAATGAAACAGCAAGCGCCTTGGAAGTGGTCGAGGAACCTGCCGAACTTGAAGCGGAATCCGAACAGGATAAGAGGTTTCCGTCCCTCGTCCCGGTCGGGCAAGTGCACGGGACGTATATCATCGCGCAGAACGAGGACGGATTCTTCATGATCGACCAACATGCCGCCCAAGAACGGATCAAATATGAATTTTTCAGGGATAAGCTGGCGAAAGCTGAGAATGGGGAGCGTCAATTATTATTGATTCCGCTCATTTTTCATTACTCGGCGGATGAAAGGGCGAAAATCGAGGAGAACCGGGAGCATTTGGAAGAGGTCGGCATCTTCCTGGAGGAGTTCGGTCCGTCGTCCTATGCCGTGAAGGAGTATCCCGCATGGTTCCCGTCCGGGGAAGAGGCCGCGATCATCGAGGATGTCATCGAGCAAGTGCTGAACACCCGGAAGATTGACATCGGAAAGCTCCGGGAAGAGGCGGCAATCCTCATGAGCTGTAAACGGTCCATCAAAGCGAACCACTACTTGAAGATTGCCGATATGGAACAGCTGCTGGAGGATTTGGCCAAGGCCGAGAATCCGTATACTTGCCCGCACGGCAGACCGGTTCTTATCCATTTTACAACGTATGAAATCGAAAAGATGTTCAAGCGTGTCATGTGA
- a CDS encoding glycerol-3-phosphate dehydrogenase/oxidase, translated as MFSAVQRTRTARLMANHQFDLLVIGGGITGAGIALDAVTRGLSVALVEMQDFAAGTSSRSTKLIHGGLRYLKQLEVKIVAETGHERDIVYRNAPHVTEPERMLLPFYKGGTFGKHMTSAGLFVYDLLAGVKKDERREMLTPGETLRMEPLLKRDGLLGGGHYVEYRTDDARLTIETMKKAVERGALCLNYAKAEQFIYDNGKVIGVTVHDCWENRTFPVHASVVVNATGPWVDEVREKDAYSNDKRLRLSKGVHLVIDRSVFPLRQAIYFDAPDGRMIFAIPRGKKAYIGTTDTFYEGDPANPLATEEDVRYLLEAVHHLFPEVPIRRTDVESTWAGVRPLIFEEGKDPSDISRKDEVWEADSGLITIAGGKLTGYRKMAETVVDRVAKRLHAASAGPCVTEHLPLSGGEFRDDRHYRDFIEMKGDEAVRFGLSREEGCRLASFYGTNVDKVFLYAHAMKEEGSALPVSLKAEIFYAIHHEMVLTPSDFFIRRHGDLYFQVDRVKSVKEAATAFMAKLLSYSEVQEHRLLQELKLHLAEAELKGGTD; from the coding sequence ATGTTTTCAGCTGTGCAAAGGACCCGTACCGCCCGTTTGATGGCCAACCATCAATTCGACCTGCTTGTCATCGGCGGAGGCATCACGGGGGCGGGGATCGCCTTGGATGCAGTGACTCGGGGATTGTCGGTCGCTTTGGTCGAGATGCAGGATTTTGCCGCCGGGACATCGAGCCGCTCGACCAAGCTCATCCATGGCGGCTTGCGCTATTTGAAGCAATTGGAAGTGAAAATCGTAGCGGAGACCGGGCATGAACGGGATATCGTCTATCGGAATGCCCCTCATGTGACCGAGCCGGAGCGGATGCTGCTTCCCTTTTACAAAGGCGGCACATTCGGCAAGCATATGACATCGGCGGGTTTATTCGTCTATGATCTGCTGGCCGGGGTGAAAAAGGACGAGCGCCGGGAAATGCTGACACCCGGGGAGACGCTTCGGATGGAGCCGTTGCTCAAGCGGGATGGTTTGCTGGGCGGCGGCCATTACGTCGAATACCGGACGGACGATGCCCGTTTGACGATCGAAACGATGAAAAAAGCGGTGGAACGAGGAGCGCTATGTCTGAATTACGCCAAAGCCGAACAGTTTATATATGACAACGGCAAGGTAATCGGTGTGACGGTCCACGATTGCTGGGAAAACCGGACGTTCCCTGTCCATGCGAGCGTCGTCGTGAATGCAACGGGGCCATGGGTCGATGAAGTGCGGGAAAAGGATGCCTATTCCAATGATAAGCGGCTGCGTTTATCGAAAGGGGTTCATCTGGTCATCGATCGGTCGGTGTTCCCGTTGCGCCAAGCGATTTATTTCGATGCGCCGGACGGCCGGATGATCTTTGCCATTCCACGGGGGAAGAAGGCATATATTGGAACAACGGACACGTTTTACGAAGGAGATCCAGCAAACCCATTAGCGACGGAGGAAGATGTCCGGTATTTACTGGAAGCGGTGCATCATCTCTTTCCCGAGGTTCCGATCAGGCGTACTGATGTGGAATCGACGTGGGCCGGCGTCCGTCCGCTCATTTTCGAAGAAGGCAAGGATCCGTCGGATATTTCGCGGAAAGACGAAGTATGGGAAGCGGACAGCGGGTTGATCACGATTGCGGGCGGCAAACTGACGGGCTATCGGAAAATGGCCGAGACCGTGGTGGACCGGGTCGCAAAAAGGCTGCATGCAGCATCTGCCGGCCCGTGCGTGACGGAGCATCTTCCGCTATCGGGCGGAGAGTTCCGGGACGATCGGCATTACCGGGACTTCATTGAAATGAAAGGGGACGAAGCAGTCCGGTTTGGATTGTCACGGGAGGAAGGGTGTCGGCTGGCCTCGTTTTACGGGACCAATGTCGATAAGGTGTTCCTGTATGCTCATGCGATGAAAGAGGAAGGGAGCGCGTTGCCGGTTTCATTGAAGGCGGAGATTTTCTATGCGATCCATCATGAAATGGTGCTGACGCCGTCCGATTTCTTCATCCGGCGGCATGGGGATCTTTACTTTCAGGTCGATCGGGTCAAATCTGTCAAAGAAGCCGCAACAGCCTTCATGGCAAAGTTGCTATCCTACTCGGAAGTCCAGGAGCACCGACTGCTGCAAGAGCTGAAACTTCATCTCGCGGAAGCGGAACTTAAGGGGGGAACGGATTGA
- a CDS encoding alpha/beta hydrolase: MNELQIAASDGFLIHAFVLEPEGVPRAHIHLIHGMAEHIDRYEEFANYLAGHGYLVSGHDHRGHGKTVDQNGKPGHLADADGFARAVQDSYEVIHSIRVQYPASRFVLFGHSMGSFVARRYIQLHGPEVDLAILSGTGGDPGLGRIAGQLTAYLSGKKSGFDEPNPFVNKLIFGRYNKNIPAAISPFDWLSTDTEAVESYVNDPKCGVVPTTRFFADLFDGLAVINKANEIAKVPKTLPILLFSGDADPVGGYGKGVWETARQYDDAGVRDVTVLLFEGKRHEMLHETNRQQVFELVEEWMGKHEN; encoded by the coding sequence TTGAATGAACTGCAAATAGCCGCATCGGACGGGTTTTTGATTCATGCCTTCGTTTTGGAACCGGAAGGGGTTCCGCGCGCGCATATCCACCTGATCCATGGCATGGCGGAACATATCGACCGATATGAAGAGTTTGCAAACTACTTGGCGGGGCATGGGTATCTCGTTTCCGGACATGACCATCGGGGGCATGGCAAGACAGTCGATCAGAACGGCAAGCCGGGACATCTGGCGGATGCAGATGGGTTCGCCCGTGCCGTGCAGGACAGTTACGAAGTGATCCACTCTATACGGGTGCAATATCCGGCATCCCGATTTGTTTTATTCGGCCATAGCATGGGGTCGTTTGTCGCGCGGCGCTATATCCAGCTGCACGGCCCGGAAGTGGACTTGGCGATTCTGTCCGGGACGGGCGGGGATCCGGGGCTTGGCAGGATTGCAGGGCAATTGACCGCTTACTTGTCGGGGAAAAAGAGCGGTTTCGACGAGCCGAATCCTTTTGTCAACAAGCTCATTTTCGGCAGGTACAATAAAAACATCCCTGCTGCGATCTCGCCATTCGATTGGCTGTCGACAGATACAGAGGCGGTGGAGTCGTACGTCAACGATCCGAAATGCGGCGTCGTCCCGACGACCCGGTTCTTTGCCGATCTGTTCGACGGGCTTGCCGTCATCAATAAAGCGAATGAAATTGCCAAAGTGCCGAAAACATTGCCTATCCTTCTCTTTTCGGGAGATGCCGATCCGGTCGGGGGCTATGGGAAAGGCGTGTGGGAAACTGCCCGGCAGTACGATGATGCAGGAGTCCGAGATGTGACAGTCCTGCTGTTCGAGGGCAAGCGCCATGAGATGCTGCATGAAACGAACCGGCAGCAAGTGTTTGAATTAGTGGAGGAATGGATGGGAAAACATGAAAACTGA